The genomic stretch TCCGGCTGCCAAACCATCAGCTTTGATAACAGTTGGATAAGATATTTGTTCCAAATACTTAGTTGCTTGATCATAATCAGAGAATGCTCTGTATTCTGCTGTAGGAATATTATAACGCTGCATTAATGATTTTGCAAAAACTTTGCTGGTTTCCAGCTTGGCTGCCTCCTTAGAAGGACCAATGACCATTACACCTTTATCTTCCAGATAGTCAACAATCCCTTCCTGTAAAGGTTGTTCAGGTCCTATAATAACTAGATCAATGTGCTTATCCAGAACATTGTTGTAGATATCCTTAAAATCCTGTGATGAGATTTGTTTGGCAACAGAAGACATGCCCGGATTACCGGGTGTTACATATACTTTATTGACTCTATTACTTTTTGCTATTGATTCGGCTATAGCATGCTCTCTGCCGCCACTACCAACGATCATTACTTTCATACCGATCAACCTTTTGATTATTATAACAGTCAACAGATTGATTATCTGTCATTTATGAGATAGCCTATAATCAGATTACCACTCGGTTAAATGTTGTTCGCAAAATAGAAAAAGTCTAATTAATAGGCAAGGATTTTCTGAGATAAAGAAACAAATATTTATAAGCTCTATTATTTCTGGTTATTTATACGGATTGCTTCAACCGGACAGATTTCCACACATTTACCACAGCAGACGCAGGCCTCTGTGATATATAATTGGTCTTCTCCTTCAATTATGGCGGAGACTGGACAGATGTCCAAACACTCACCGCAATTAACACATTCTGAAGTGATGATGTATCTCATATATTCTCACCTATTATACTGACATTACTTCAGTTTCTTTGTTTTTAGCTGCATCAGATATCTTTTCTATCCACTTGTCAGTTAGTTCTTGAATATCGTCCTGTAGTTTTTTTAACTCATCTTCCGATATCTGCTTATCTTTCTCCATCTGTTTAGCAATATCATTGCCTTCTCTTCTGATGTTTCTTATAGCAATTTTGCTATCCTCAGCTATCTTTTTTATCTGTTTAACGATATCTTTTCTTTTTTCTTCTGTCAAAGGTTGGAAGGGAAGTCTAACAACTTTTCCATCATTCTCAGGAGTAATACCCAAATTAGCGGCCAAAATAGCTTTTTCGATATCTGTTAGAGTAGTTTTATCCCAAGGTTGTACTACTATTAAACGAGGTTCTGGTGTAGAGATGCTACATAACTGTTTTATTGGGGTTAACTCACCATAATAATTGATCTTAATATCATCCAATATTGATACACTAGCCCTTCCTGTTCGTAACTTCAGGAAGTTATGAGCCATTGTTTCAATAGCTTTATTCATCTTATCTTCTAAAGGTTTTATAACTTTATCCATATAAACTCCTTGTGATCCTATTTCAATAAATAAAAGTGCCTACATTTTTATGAAGGATGGCATTCTTTAGATTTCCAGGTTTGGTAATGTTAAAAATCTTCATCGGGATATGATAATCTCTAGCAAGTGAAAAAGCAGTCATATCCATAACATTTAACCGTTTAGCTATAATCTCATCATAGCTAATCTCTGAATAGTATTCGGCATCTTTATCAATCATTGGATCTGAACTATAGACGCCATCAACTTTTGTTCCTTTAACAACTAGATTAGCATTCAGTTCAATAGCTCTCAATACTGCAGCAGTATCAGTAGTAAAGTATGGATTACCTGTGCCACCTGCTAAAAAACATATCTTTCCCGAACTGAGAGCATTTTCTACATTGTATGGAGTATAAAAAGAACAAATTTTATCCATTTCCAAAGCAGAAAAGACCTCACAATGATAGTTCTTACGATTCAGGTAATCGGCAAGTATAAGACTGTTCTGGACTGTTACTAACATGCCGACATTATCACCTGTTATTCGATCAAATCCTTTATCTTCTTCTTTACCACCACGAAAGAAATTACCGCCACCAAGAACAATACCAATACTCAAACCCAATTTCTTCAATGCAATTAAATCATCAGTAATTTGCTCAAGAATAGCATTATCATAACCGATTTCCTTGCTGCCGGCTAAGAATTCACCACTGATCTTAATAATAATTCTTTGAATTTTTTCGGGTTTAAAGAAATCAGACATATTATTCACCTAATGAATATCTGGCGAATCTAGCGATTTGGATATTTTCACCCATTTTAGCTATTGATTCATTGATTACATCTTGTATCGTTCTATCAGCTTCACGATAATCTTCTTGGAACAGTAGACAATTCTGTTTGAGATATTTCTGTACCTGACCATCAGCAATTTTTACAGCTATATTTTCCGGTTTTCCATCATTGATGGCTTTATTGTAATAGATCTCTTTTTCTTGAGAAATGATTTGAGGATCAATATCTGCTTCACTAACAGCAATTGGTGCTGCTGCTGCAATATGCATGGCGATATGTTTACAGAGATCTTCAAAATCTTGAGTACGGGCAACAAAATCTGTTTCGCAGTTGACTTCTACCAGAACACCAATTTTATTATTAAAGTGGATATAGGCATAGATCCTACCCTCTTTTGCTTCACGATCAGATTTAGTTGCTGCCTTACTAATACCTTTCTCACGCAGATATTTGATTGCTTCTTCCATATTACCGTCAGTAGCTTGCAAGGCCTTTTTGCAGTCCATCATGCCTACTCCGGTTTTTTCTCGTAGCTCTTTGACCATTTGAGCTGTGATTTCCATATATAGCTCCTTGATTTGTTTTTATTAAGATATAATAGTTTTTATTCTTTACCAGCTAGGTAGTTTATTAGTCTATATAAGTTCATTATTTAAGAACGGTTTCTTTGTTTGAGATTCGAAGTTATTCTGTTGCTGTCTTTTCAGCTGTTTCAGAGCTTTCAGTTTTTTTCTTTGCTGGAGTAGCTTTAGTTTTACGAGGTTTTTTTGCAGGTTCATCTGATTCTATAGTTTCTTCAATTGTTACTTTACCTTTCTTAGAATCAGATTGATGTTCTGTCATGACTTCTTTCTTTACTTCTATTTCATCTTCACCCTTAAGTGCTACTACATCTTCTTCTTCAAATTCTCTTTCAATTTCTGAGAGTAATTCCTCATCAACGATATCATCTTTTACTGGTTTTTCAGATTCAGCGTCAGTTTCTTGTTCTCCCGCTTCTTCCTTTGTTAGTTCAGCACTCCCTTCCATCATGATTTGTCTTCCCTCAATAACAGCATTGGCAATAATATCTGTAATCAGATAAATTGCTCTGATAGCATCATCATTAGCAGGAATTACGTAATCAATCAAATCAGGGTCACTGTTAGTATCAACCATACCGACTATTGGGATACCAAGTTTTCTCGCTTCATGTACCGCGATCTCTTCGTGAATTGTATCTATAACGATTACAGCACCCGGTATAGTATCCATTCCACGAATACCACCAAGAGCCGTTACAATTTTGTCATATTTTCTTTTCATCCTTGTGGCTTCTAATTTAGTGAAACTATTGATAGTTCCATCTTCAACTATCTGTTCATAATAATCAAGCTTACTAATAGAACGACGAATAGTAGCCATATTAGTTAGCATTCCACCATACCATCGGTTGCTAACATAAAAAGCACCGCATTTTTGTGCAGCAGCTTCAATAGCATCTTTGGATTGTTTTTTAGTGCCGACAAAGAGGATATGTTTGCCTTTGGCAGCAATCTCTTTAATAAACATATAAGATTCGTTGATAGCATCTACCGTTTGTTTTAGATCTATTATGTGGATGCCGTTTCGTTTGATAAAAATGTATTTCTTCATTTTTGGGTTCCACTTATGGGTCTGATGACCAAAGTGAACACCCGATTCTAATAATTGTTTCATTAATACAACTGACATTACAACTCCTTCTTTACGGTTTTTTTCTTTTCATTGCTGATATAAGCAATTCAATCCTGCTTAATATTAGCAGAACACCGCCTTGCAACTCAGCAATGAGATTTTTCTTGTTCTTAAAAAATTAACGTTTAGAGAACTGGAATCTCTTACGTGCTTTTGGACGTCCGCTCTTCTTTCTCTCAACCATTCGTGGATCTCTGGTGAGTAAGCCCCTCTTTTTTAATTCCGGGCGAAGACTTTCGTCGTATTTTATCAATGCGCGTGCTATTCCGTGTCTAATGGCTCCTGCTTGACCTGATAAACCGCCACCAACAACATTAACCTTTAAATCTAATTTATTAGCTAATTGGACAATTTCTAATGGTTGTTCAACAATCATTTCTAAAGTTTCGCGATTAAGATAATTCTTTATCTGTTGATTATTGATCAATCTTTTACCTGTTCCAGGTGTCAGGCGAACACGAGCGACAGATGTCTTTCTGCGACCTACTGCATCAAAATACTGCATCTATTTTCCTCCGTACAAATCACGAGATTGTTTTCGGCTTCTGAGCTGTATGCGGATGATCAGCTCCCGAATATACTTTTAGTTTCTGGATCAATTTTCTTCCCAGAGGGTTCTTGGGTAACATTCCTTTTACTGCTTGGATAATAATTTCTTCCGGTTTCTTGCTTTGCAGACGAGCAAAAGGAATTTCTTTATATCCTCCCGGATAACCACTGTAACTCGGATAAGTTTTTTGTAATTCTTTGTTACCTGTTAACCGTACTTTTTCAGCATTTATTACCACAACAAAGTCTCCGGTATCCAGATGTGGTGCAAAATATGGTTTATGTTTTCCGCGCAGCAAACCGGCAATTTTTGTTGATAATCTGCCCAAAGTTTGACCTTCAGCATCGATTAGAAACCAATCTTGGATTATTTGGTCCTGCTTTGGTGTAAGCGTTTTCATTATGCTTCTCTCCTTAGTTTACTATTTATCGTGTCAAAATATTTTACCACTGCTTTTCATGTCAAGGATGAATTTTGTTTCCATCAAATGAGATAAAAAAAGTGACACAATAGCTACTTAATTAAGTAACTATTGTGTCGACTATAGGGTTAGTATTTATTTTGGCCTATTAATACATTCCGCCCATTCCGGGACCCATTCCTCCCGGAGGTGCCGGTGGTTCTGGTTCCTTTATCTCAGTTATGATACATTCTGTTGTCAGGAATAATCCTGAAATACTGATAGCATTCTGTACAGCAGAGCGGACTACTTTTGCCGGATCAATTATACCGGCTTTATAGATATCTTCAAACTTACCATTATCGGCATTGAAACCAAAGTGCACATCGTCACTGTTTTTGAGTTTTTCCACGACGACTGCTCCTTCCTCGCCAGCATTTGTAGCAATTCTGAAAGCCGGAACTAAAAGTGCCTTCTTTAATATATCGGCAGCAACTTTTTCTTCATGATTACTAAAATTGAGTGTATCTATTGCTTTAGCCGCATGAATTAAACAAACACCACCACCAGTAACAATTCCTTCTTCCACTGCTGCTCTAGTAGCATGTAAAGCATCATCAACACGAGCTTTCTTCTCTTTCATCTCAGTTTCAGTAGCAGCACCGATTTTGATAACAGCGACACCGGAGCTCAATTTTGCTAATCGCTCTTGTAGTTTCTCACGGTCATAATCGGATGTTGTATCCTCGATTTGAGATTTGATCTGTTTGATTCGGGCATCAATATTAGCTTTTGATCCAGCACCTTCTCTGATAATAGTATTTTCTTTTTCTACGATAACCTTTTTTGCTGTTCCTAAATCCTGCATAGTTACACTATCAAGTTTACGTCCCAACTCTTCAGAAATGACTGTACCACCAGTAAGAATGGCAATATCTTCCATCATCGCTTTACGACGGTCTCCAAATCCGGGAGCTTTCACAGCGGCAACATTAATAGTTCCGCGAAGTTTGTTGACAACCAAAGTTGCCAGTGCTTCACCTTCGATATCTTCAGAAATAATCAAGAGCGGTTTTCCGGATTGGGCAATTTCTTGCAGGATTGGAAGCAGGTCTTTCATAACGGTGATTTTCTTATCGTATAAAAGAATATAAGGATCGTCGAGTTCTGAGATCATTTTATCGGTATCAGTAACAAAGTAAGGAGATACATAACCCCGATCAAACTGCATACCTTCAACCTTCTCCATGTATGTTGTGATTGATTTTGCTTCTTCGACATTGATTATACCTTCATTGCCAACCGACTCCATTGCTTCAGCGATGAGTTTGCCAATTTCAGGATCATTATTTGCCGATATCGAAGCGATTTGGGCTATCTCTTCTGAGCTAGCTATTTCTTTACTTGATTTCTTGATTGCTTCGACAATCACTTTTAGCGCTTTTTCTAATCCCCTTTTCAAGTACATCGGATTAACTCCGGCAGTAACATGTTTCAATCCCTCTTCGATTATTGCCTGGGTTAAAAGGGTTGCCGTTGTTGTTCCGTCTCCGGCTATATCGTGTGTCTTCTCAGCCACTTCCTTACAAAGCTGGGCTCCCATATTTTCAAAAGGATCTTCTAATTCAATCTCCTTGGCTATGGTTACTCCATCATTAGTAATCGTTGGTGAGCCGAATTTCTTATCTAATACGACATTCCTTCCTCGAGGTCCTAATGTAACTTTTACTGCATCCGCCAGTTTATCAACACCTGCTTTGATTGCATTTCGTGATTCGTGACCAAATTTCATTTGCTTTGCCATGTTTGTTTTCCTCCTTAATTACAATTTTTTATCAATTTAGTTTAAGTTTTAGCAATTGACTCTGTAGAGTGCTAATAACAATCTAACCTTTTTTTTGTCAATGAAAAATATTTTTTATCGCAGAAGAATCCTTTTTTTAGCTATTATACCGATAATATCAGAGTTTTGTAGACATTGGATGAATGAAAAAAATAGCTCTTATTTATTCGGATACATATAACTATGTTAAAGTCTTATTGCGTGGAGAGATAAACACAATTTATGCGATGTATAACAATAAGTTTTGCTGTAGCAGTTTAAGAAATTAGATTTTCGATCAATAATTTCCACCTCAGGGAATTTGATCACTTTTCTATGACATCTTCGTTAACAATAAACCATTGTTGATCAATATATTGCCAGAGGATATGCTTACTCACGGAATCAGTATTTAATTCGGTTGTGTGTTCTTCAACACCTTGGATTAGCAGATAATTATTCTGATAGATGATCTTCATATCTTTAATAATAATGTCATTAAGTCTGTTTTCCCGCATTTTGTCTCTACTGTGAATTGTCCACCTGCCGATATCCATTTTTAAAGTAGATGAGTAAAATGTCGGATGGTAAAAATCCAAATACCGGAAGATATCCTGTCCCTTTTGAGATGAAATCCAATCATTGATTCTCTGTTTTATCTGATCTTTTTTTCTTATAAGATCAGTCTCACTCTTCCATTCGATTTTATCAACAATAAAGACTGGATTTTGCCCCGGGTTGAGATATTTTGTAAGAAAAGTCAGATCTTCATTTTTCAGACGGATACAACCTTCAGAATCAAAGTTGATAAAATCGTTTCTATCGGTACCATGAATCCAGATCCCACCACCGGTTTTCACAAGGATTTTATCTATTTCATTTGGATAATTGAGGATAAAAGCACCTGTCCCAAACTTATCTTCCAGAGTGTGTTGTTGACGAAATTGAATAATCTGATAAAATCCTTCGGGGGTTCTTAGATCCCATTCACTTCTTTTAGCGCCTTTTTGTTTTCCAGAAGAAATGGGAAACTCTCTGATGATCTGAGACAAGATAGGTTCTTTTGAAAAGGATATTAAATAAGCTTTTTGTGTAGTCAGTTCAGCAATAAATACTGTCCACTCGTTCTGCTCGGCAAGGTAAAGGTTTAAGAATGAATCGGGTATCAAAACCTCATTCTCTGACGCTAGAATCATTACATTACCGAGCAGAATTAAGCAGATCAGGCAAATTCTAAATATATTCACTTATACAGGTTTATTTAAGGAGTAACATTTTCCTTGTGATAGTAGTTTCAGGTGTCGTTAACTTATAAAAGTATATACCTGAACCGACAGCTCTATTTTGACTGTTTATTCCGTTCCAGACAACTGTATGCTCGCCTTCGGGCAATATATCATTGATCAACGTTACAACCTTTTGGCCTTTGATATTATAAACCTCCAAATTTGCCTGCATATCGTTACTTAACGAGAAATCAATTCTTGTTAGCGGATTAAATGGATTAGGATAATTTTGCCGGAGACTAGTGATGTATTCACTGATAGGGATATCAATATCGAGTGTTGTATTATCACCATAATAACCCGTTCTATTAATATTTCCTCGATACATTGTCCAAGGGGTTTTTTGACCTCCCTGATGTTTACTATCTATGACAAAAACACCGTCAGCGGTTGCCACAATAATTTCCCAGTCGCCATCTCCATCAATATCATCAATAGTAGCCGGAGAAGTAATAGTTCGTTTTAAGGGGAAGGGGAAGGAATCGACGTGAGAGCCATCGGAATTGAGTGCATATACATTACCTTGCGAACTATATACGATAAGATTTATTGCATTATCAACGTTTATATCTACAGCTAACGGTGGTTGTAAGATAGTTTCATTTAGATGAACAGGCCAGCCATCTAAATAATCACCGGTTTGTTGGATTATGTGAACAGAACCGTTAAGAGTAGCAAATGCCAGTTCCAGTTCTCCATCGTTATTGAAATCAGCAGCAATAATCTCGGTTGCAATTCGATTTGATAGCTCTAAACCGAAGAGTATATTACCCACAGAAGAAATGAATTTTAGCTCATTGTTAATTGTTCCTACGGCAATTCTCTTGTTATCAAGAACGATCGGGGCTGATACTATCGCCGATCCAAGATCAACCGGAAAATCTGGATGATAAGAACCGTCAGATCGGATGACATAGATATTTCCATCAAGAGCTCCAATAATTATCTCTTTGTAATTGTCATTAGTAATATCAGCAACAGCAATATCAGCAATCGAAGTTTCTGGAAGAGTAACCGGAAATCCCGCTGAAAGATTACCGGAAGAATCAAGAACATATAGTTCCTTATTCATGCCTAAGCTGATTATCTGATTATGACCATCATTATTCAGATCGGCAACTACCGGAGTTAAAATCTGCTGTCCACAATCATCATAAGAAAAAACGAGATCTCCATCTTGGTTAAGTGCCATTATTCTACTATAGCGACTTGATATAACAATTTCCTTATTGCCATCGTTAGTTACATCTCCGATCGCGAAACTACGCCAGATATTTTCCTGATTGTACAAAGGATCTTGGACAGTATTAGCATCTGCATCCAGCAAATTGATATTACCTAAGGCATCAATGATGATCAATTCTTTTAGTCCATCACCTGTAAAATCAGCGAAAAGAGTTGAAGCATTTATTGGATAAGAATAATTCCATGGCCAATGGTTTTGGATCAAGGTCACAGGCATAGGTAGTTGATATGTTCTGGTAAATGTAGCATTACCACTACCCTCTGCTGAAACATCTATGGTCATTTCATAATTATTATAAGGAATATTTATATCAACTTCAATAACAAAAGGATCTGAAGTGTTAAATGCTGAACTACTGTTTGTTATGTTACCGAAATATGCTGTTTCGTTTAAAACATTTATATAGTTACTGTCGAAGCTGATTGTAGCAGTGACATTATTTGCATCAGACCAATTAGGTTTGTTAAACAATTCCAGATAAATATTTACTGTTTCACCCGGATTTACCATACCATCATTATCACCCATAACATCATCGTAAACTACGTCAATTGGTTCAACATAAGGAAAATTTCCGTTAGGATCTTTAACTGCTATTGATGGGTCTCCAAAAAGTATGAGTTGATAGTAGATCCAACGCATTACACCGATAGTCATAGCTTCATTGACCAGCTCTTCTTTGGAATAGTTTAGAGTATGTCCTAATTCGCGGATATTATGATCATAAAGTCCGGAAAAGAAAGTTATATCAAAAGCTTGCGATGCTCCGTTAGTGCTGCCTGGAGAGTACCAACCATAACGAGTGTTACCGATGAAGGCAAACAGACCACCCGATGCGGTTACAAGGTTTTGGCCAACACAACCGGATTCTTGATGAGTTGCTGCATCAAATGCTGCCGGATAGCATCCTTGTGTATAGGCAAATCCATAGT from Candidatus Cloacimonadota bacterium encodes the following:
- the groL gene encoding chaperonin GroEL (60 kDa chaperone family; promotes refolding of misfolded polypeptides especially under stressful conditions; forms two stacked rings of heptamers to form a barrel-shaped 14mer; ends can be capped by GroES; misfolded proteins enter the barrel where they are refolded when GroES binds); this translates as MAKQMKFGHESRNAIKAGVDKLADAVKVTLGPRGRNVVLDKKFGSPTITNDGVTIAKEIELEDPFENMGAQLCKEVAEKTHDIAGDGTTTATLLTQAIIEEGLKHVTAGVNPMYLKRGLEKALKVIVEAIKKSSKEIASSEEIAQIASISANNDPEIGKLIAEAMESVGNEGIINVEEAKSITTYMEKVEGMQFDRGYVSPYFVTDTDKMISELDDPYILLYDKKITVMKDLLPILQEIAQSGKPLLIISEDIEGEALATLVVNKLRGTINVAAVKAPGFGDRRKAMMEDIAILTGGTVISEELGRKLDSVTMQDLGTAKKVIVEKENTIIREGAGSKANIDARIKQIKSQIEDTTSDYDREKLQERLAKLSSGVAVIKIGAATETEMKEKKARVDDALHATRAAVEEGIVTGGGVCLIHAAKAIDTLNFSNHEEKVAADILKKALLVPAFRIATNAGEEGAVVVEKLKNSDDVHFGFNADNGKFEDIYKAGIIDPAKVVRSAVQNAISISGLFLTTECIITEIKEPEPPAPPGGMGPGMGGMY
- a CDS encoding T9SS type A sorting domain-containing protein; translation: MKKRLFLTLMVAILSYLSFATMSYNFEVDRPLLRSNQFDNNLPVKMIPGEPMIAFNDIRILLPEGHRFISANVSFGYEQYVEGVYIDFARDPQPISLPGIDETLADPSIYESDVFYPSNRYEILGVHRKNGHDILVLNVYPYSYNAIRSELRWFDSYQISIKSEYDNEIATEQNLSLVKTERIENEISRLVVNPELMNTYRKDFIRTDSILPNVNEPYQMIIISDASRETLFADYVDWKESHGITTGYFTTNAIYANYTGVDNQERIRNFIIDAYQTYSQTDTPLEYVILGGDERIIPIRGMYGNVGSYYDFGMPSDLYYSNLDGNWDANGNGIYGEIDDGIDWFAEVAIGRIPAFSDAQFQNFFHKSYHYADNNTYSDDVVYMMGENLDGIPTWGGDYKDQIAPYIPSEYHLYTLYERDGTFSSNSVVSAINNGLGIINHIGHANYFIVFGLNNIRIANLYNTNYGFAYTQGCYPAAFDAATHQESGCVGQNLVTASGGLFAFIGNTRYGWYSPGSTNGASQAFDITFFSGLYDHNIRELGHTLNYSKEELVNEAMTIGVMRWIYYQLILFGDPSIAVKDPNGNFPYVEPIDVVYDDVMGDNDGMVNPGETVNIYLELFNKPNWSDANNVTATISFDSNYINVLNETAYFGNITNSSSAFNTSDPFVIEVDINIPYNNYEMTIDVSAEGSGNATFTRTYQLPMPVTLIQNHWPWNYSYPINASTLFADFTGDGLKELIIIDALGNINLLDADANTVQDPLYNQENIWRSFAIGDVTNDGNKEIVISSRYSRIMALNQDGDLVFSYDDCGQQILTPVVADLNNDGHNQIISLGMNKELYVLDSSGNLSAGFPVTLPETSIADIAVADITNDNYKEIIIGALDGNIYVIRSDGSYHPDFPVDLGSAIVSAPIVLDNKRIAVGTINNELKFISSVGNILFGLELSNRIATEIIAADFNNDGELELAFATLNGSVHIIQQTGDYLDGWPVHLNETILQPPLAVDINVDNAINLIVYSSQGNVYALNSDGSHVDSFPFPLKRTITSPATIDDIDGDGDWEIIVATADGVFVIDSKHQGGQKTPWTMYRGNINRTGYYGDNTTLDIDIPISEYITSLRQNYPNPFNPLTRIDFSLSNDMQANLEVYNIKGQKVVTLINDILPEGEHTVVWNGINSQNRAVGSGIYFYKLTTPETTITRKMLLLK
- the rpsI gene encoding 30S ribosomal protein S9 produces the protein MQYFDAVGRRKTSVARVRLTPGTGKRLINNQQIKNYLNRETLEMIVEQPLEIVQLANKLDLKVNVVGGGLSGQAGAIRHGIARALIKYDESLRPELKKRGLLTRDPRMVERKKSGRPKARKRFQFSKR
- a CDS encoding 4Fe-4S binding protein, giving the protein MRYIITSECVNCGECLDICPVSAIIEGEDQLYITEACVCCGKCVEICPVEAIRINNQK
- the tsf gene encoding translation elongation factor Ts; protein product: MEITAQMVKELREKTGVGMMDCKKALQATDGNMEEAIKYLREKGISKAATKSDREAKEGRIYAYIHFNNKIGVLVEVNCETDFVARTQDFEDLCKHIAMHIAAAAPIAVSEADIDPQIISQEKEIYYNKAINDGKPENIAVKIADGQVQKYLKQNCLLFQEDYREADRTIQDVINESIAKMGENIQIARFARYSLGE
- the rpsB gene encoding 30S ribosomal protein S2, which codes for MSVVLMKQLLESGVHFGHQTHKWNPKMKKYIFIKRNGIHIIDLKQTVDAINESYMFIKEIAAKGKHILFVGTKKQSKDAIEAAAQKCGAFYVSNRWYGGMLTNMATIRRSISKLDYYEQIVEDGTINSFTKLEATRMKRKYDKIVTALGGIRGMDTIPGAVIVIDTIHEEIAVHEARKLGIPIVGMVDTNSDPDLIDYVIPANDDAIRAIYLITDIIANAVIEGRQIMMEGSAELTKEEAGEQETDAESEKPVKDDIVDEELLSEIEREFEEEDVVALKGEDEIEVKKEVMTEHQSDSKKGKVTIEETIESDEPAKKPRKTKATPAKKKTESSETAEKTATE
- the pyrH gene encoding UMP kinase, encoding MSDFFKPEKIQRIIIKISGEFLAGSKEIGYDNAILEQITDDLIALKKLGLSIGIVLGGGNFFRGGKEEDKGFDRITGDNVGMLVTVQNSLILADYLNRKNYHCEVFSALEMDKICSFYTPYNVENALSSGKICFLAGGTGNPYFTTDTAAVLRAIELNANLVVKGTKVDGVYSSDPMIDKDAEYYSEISYDEIIAKRLNVMDMTAFSLARDYHIPMKIFNITKPGNLKNAILHKNVGTFIY
- the rplM gene encoding 50S ribosomal protein L13, with the translated sequence MKTLTPKQDQIIQDWFLIDAEGQTLGRLSTKIAGLLRGKHKPYFAPHLDTGDFVVVINAEKVRLTGNKELQKTYPSYSGYPGGYKEIPFARLQSKKPEEIIIQAVKGMLPKNPLGRKLIQKLKVYSGADHPHTAQKPKTIS
- the frr gene encoding ribosome recycling factor codes for the protein MDKVIKPLEDKMNKAIETMAHNFLKLRTGRASVSILDDIKINYYGELTPIKQLCSISTPEPRLIVVQPWDKTTLTDIEKAILAANLGITPENDGKVVRLPFQPLTEEKRKDIVKQIKKIAEDSKIAIRNIRREGNDIAKQMEKDKQISEDELKKLQDDIQELTDKWIEKISDAAKNKETEVMSV
- a CDS encoding L,D-transpeptidase family protein — protein: MILASENEVLIPDSFLNLYLAEQNEWTVFIAELTTQKAYLISFSKEPILSQIIREFPISSGKQKGAKRSEWDLRTPEGFYQIIQFRQQHTLEDKFGTGAFILNYPNEIDKILVKTGGGIWIHGTDRNDFINFDSEGCIRLKNEDLTFLTKYLNPGQNPVFIVDKIEWKSETDLIRKKDQIKQRINDWISSQKGQDIFRYLDFYHPTFYSSTLKMDIGRWTIHSRDKMRENRLNDIIIKDMKIIYQNNYLLIQGVEEHTTELNTDSVSKHILWQYIDQQWFIVNEDVIEK